A window of uncultured Gellertiella sp. genomic DNA:
CCGGAAACCGGAGAACCGCTGGGGCCGCTGCTGGGCTGGGGGATCGGCCTTCTGGCGCTGGCGGGTCTTGTCACTTTCCTGTTGCATTTCGGCGATTTCACCGTCTTCGTCAAAACGATCCGCGGTGCCGATCTGCGCTGGCTTCTGGCGGCCCTCGCCTGCCAGATCCTCACCTATCTCTGCGCCGCTGCCGTCTGGTCGAGAGTGCTGAAACACGCGGGTGCACCGATGAAACTGCGCAGCCTTCTCGGGCTGGCATTGGTGGAGCTGTTTGCCAATCAGGCGGTGCCGACAGGCGGGCTGAGCGGCAGCATCATGGTGGTGCGCGGTCTGGTCCGGCGGGGCATCGCCCCGGCCACGGCGGTAACCGCGCTGGTGGTGGCGGCACTCTCCTACTATGCCGCCTATCTGCTGGTGGCGCTCTCGGCCTTTTCGCTGTTGTGGAACATGGGCGATTTCAGCGATGCCTGGGCCTCCCTGCTGGTGATTTTCGCGGTCATCCTCGCCGTCATTGCCGGTTCGGTCGTGCTGCTCATCCGCTCCCACGGCAATTTCATCCCGGACTGGGCCCGGCATTGGCATTTTGTCCAGCGCTTTGCCGATCTGCTTGCCGAGGTCAGGATGGATGTGCTCGGCGATGGCCGGCTTCTGGCGGAAACAATTGGCCTTCAGGCCGCGCTGTTCCTGATCGATT
This region includes:
- a CDS encoding lysylphosphatidylglycerol synthase transmembrane domain-containing protein: MSNQAKPDSQQDDALHATDPADAAFERSTAPETGEPLGPLLGWGIGLLALAGLVTFLLHFGDFTVFVKTIRGADLRWLLAALACQILTYLCAAAVWSRVLKHAGAPMKLRSLLGLALVELFANQAVPTGGLSGSIMVVRGLVRRGIAPATAVTALVVAALSYYAAYLLVALSAFSLLWNMGDFSDAWASLLVIFAVILAVIAGSVVLLIRSHGNFIPDWARHWHFVQRFADLLAEVRMDVLGDGRLLAETIGLQAALFLIDSATLWCAARAVGLAVEPQQAFIAFLLASVVTTISPIPMGLGTFEGTSIGILHFFGASVESSLAATLLLRGFTLWLPMLPGLILIRRESRHHPARAVQA